A genomic window from Cucumis melo cultivar AY chromosome 8, USDA_Cmelo_AY_1.0, whole genome shotgun sequence includes:
- the LOC103484729 gene encoding thioredoxin-like protein HCF164, chloroplastic isoform X2: MSFPQICKSPMARFAASNSITLHRIPLGLRIPHPLLQPSAARFPSSRRRFPPLACQTLPESHDTSSAPEKSSDGPESAGDTTGQAASSSSNQGFPEFPNKDINRRIAIISTVSALALFSSSRLDFGVSLKDLAAAALPYEEALSNGKPTVVEFYADWCEVCRELAPDVYKVEQQFKDRVNFVMLNVDNTKWEQELDEFGVEGIPHFAFLDKQGNEEGNVVGRLPRQYLLENVDALARGEASIPHARVVGQFSSAEARKVHQVSDPRSHG, encoded by the exons ATGTCATTTCCTCAGATTTGTAAATCTCCAATGGCTCGCTTTGCTGCTTCAAATTCCATCACTCTCCACCGAATTCCTCTCGGTTTACGTATCCCTCACCCTCTCCTTCAACCCTCGGCCGCCCGGTTTCCATCTTCCCGCCGCCGATTTCCTCCCTTAGCCTGCCAAACGCTTCCCGAATCGCACGACACTTCCTCCGCTCCG GAAAAATCGTCGGACGGTCCTGAATCAGCCGGTGACACCACTGGCCAAGCCGCTAGTTCTTCAAGTAATCAGGGTTTTCCAGAATTTCCCAATAAAGATATCAATAGACGAATTGCAATAATTTCTACTGTTTCGGCACTGGCACTTTTCTCGTCGAGTCGATTGGATTTTGGTGTTTCTTTGAAGGACTTAGCTGCTGCGGCTTTGCCTTATGAAGAG GCTCTTTCAAATGGGAAGCCCACCGTTGTGGAGTTCTATGCAGATTGGTGTGAAGTTTGTAGGGAATTGGCTCCAGATGTATACAAAGTTGAGCAACAGTTCAA GGACCGTGTGAATTTTGTAATGCTTAATGTTGATAATACAAAGTGGGAGCAGGAGCTTGATGAGTTTGGTGTTGAGGGAATTCCACATTTTGCATTTTTAGACAAACAGGGGAATGAAGAGGGTAATGTAGTTGGTCGACTTCCAAGACAATATTTGCTCGAGAATGTAGACGCTCTTGCTCGTGGAGAAGCATCGATACCTCATGCTCGTGTTGTGGGTCAGTTTTCAAGTGCTGAAGCAAGGAAAGTACACCAAGTTTCTGATCCAAGAAGTCATGGGTAG
- the LOC103484729 gene encoding thioredoxin-like protein HCF164, chloroplastic isoform X1 encodes MSFPQICKSPMARFAASNSITLHRIPLGLRIPHPLLQPSAARFPSSRRRFPPLACQTLPESHDTSSAPEKSSDGPESAGDTTGQAASSSSNQGFPEFPNKDINRRIAIISTVSALALFSSSRLDFGVSLKDLAAAALPYEEIHMMIQALSNGKPTVVEFYADWCEVCRELAPDVYKVEQQFKDRVNFVMLNVDNTKWEQELDEFGVEGIPHFAFLDKQGNEEGNVVGRLPRQYLLENVDALARGEASIPHARVVGQFSSAEARKVHQVSDPRSHG; translated from the exons ATGTCATTTCCTCAGATTTGTAAATCTCCAATGGCTCGCTTTGCTGCTTCAAATTCCATCACTCTCCACCGAATTCCTCTCGGTTTACGTATCCCTCACCCTCTCCTTCAACCCTCGGCCGCCCGGTTTCCATCTTCCCGCCGCCGATTTCCTCCCTTAGCCTGCCAAACGCTTCCCGAATCGCACGACACTTCCTCCGCTCCG GAAAAATCGTCGGACGGTCCTGAATCAGCCGGTGACACCACTGGCCAAGCCGCTAGTTCTTCAAGTAATCAGGGTTTTCCAGAATTTCCCAATAAAGATATCAATAGACGAATTGCAATAATTTCTACTGTTTCGGCACTGGCACTTTTCTCGTCGAGTCGATTGGATTTTGGTGTTTCTTTGAAGGACTTAGCTGCTGCGGCTTTGCCTTATGAAGAG attcaTATGATGATCCAGGCTCTTTCAAATGGGAAGCCCACCGTTGTGGAGTTCTATGCAGATTGGTGTGAAGTTTGTAGGGAATTGGCTCCAGATGTATACAAAGTTGAGCAACAGTTCAA GGACCGTGTGAATTTTGTAATGCTTAATGTTGATAATACAAAGTGGGAGCAGGAGCTTGATGAGTTTGGTGTTGAGGGAATTCCACATTTTGCATTTTTAGACAAACAGGGGAATGAAGAGGGTAATGTAGTTGGTCGACTTCCAAGACAATATTTGCTCGAGAATGTAGACGCTCTTGCTCGTGGAGAAGCATCGATACCTCATGCTCGTGTTGTGGGTCAGTTTTCAAGTGCTGAAGCAAGGAAAGTACACCAAGTTTCTGATCCAAGAAGTCATGGGTAG